The following are encoded together in the Candidatus Omnitrophota bacterium genome:
- a CDS encoding thermonuclease family protein, whose amino-acid sequence MLNLFLFLVLTFTPFAVWGRPVDDLINFSKKQEEGLIVKVVNTDLVVLENGHRLKLIGIESAGLPPRKYVQFDKNGIPIEEKEEATIPLEEQALTYAQEIMEGKKVKIEYDVESIDPAGHRFAYVHLSNGRMANTELLRQGFVYLKIRPPNIKHAAELRAAYQEAKREQRGFLGD is encoded by the coding sequence ATGTTAAATTTATTTTTATTTTTGGTTCTTACATTCACCCCTTTTGCGGTTTGGGGCCGACCTGTTGATGACCTGATCAATTTTTCCAAGAAACAGGAAGAAGGTCTCATTGTTAAAGTGGTCAATACGGACCTGGTGGTTTTAGAGAACGGCCATCGGCTGAAACTGATCGGCATTGAATCCGCCGGTTTGCCTCCCAGAAAATACGTTCAGTTCGATAAAAATGGCATTCCCATTGAAGAAAAAGAGGAGGCGACCATTCCTTTGGAAGAGCAGGCCTTGACCTATGCCCAGGAGATCATGGAGGGCAAGAAGGTCAAGATCGAATATGATGTTGAATCCATCGATCCCGCGGGGCATCGCTTCGCGTATGTTCATTTATCCAACGGCCGCATGGCCAACACGGAACTTTTGCGCCAGGGGTTCGTCTATTTGAAGATCCGTCCACCCAATATCAAGCATGCCGCCGAACTGCGCGCGGCCTATCAAGAGGCCAAACGCGAACAGCGCGGTTTCTTAGGCGATTAA
- the tilS gene encoding tRNA lysidine(34) synthetase TilS, whose translation MDLTSRVLFDIRNDHLVKPGSLLVLGVSGGADSVFLAHCLHRLRHELSVRLHIAHFNHQLRRSSDRDQKFVEDLARRLNVPITVANRGGHPGLSKLSEDAARRKRFAFFAKVAAATGAQAVVLAHTENDLAETVLMRLLRGTGLYGLRGILAERRMGGITLIRPLIRVTRSSIESYLRKHKLEHCTDETNARPVYLRNKVRLELIPYLSRLNPKIHSVLVDMAHTALDDYDYLESQARQRLKESVVSSPQRVKIRTKNFTASHPSLRRLMLRLAFERLTGDTRQLTCAHVLAVEDMVKGGPCGAEVHWPRSVVVMKTRNFIEIHL comes from the coding sequence ATGGACCTGACTTCCAGAGTCCTTTTTGATATCCGCAACGATCATTTGGTCAAACCGGGAAGTTTGCTTGTCCTGGGCGTTTCAGGCGGCGCGGATTCCGTGTTTTTGGCCCATTGCCTTCACCGGCTGCGCCACGAGCTGTCCGTGCGTCTGCACATCGCGCATTTTAACCATCAATTGCGCAGGAGTTCTGACAGGGACCAGAAATTCGTCGAGGACCTCGCCCGGCGTTTGAATGTTCCCATCACCGTGGCAAACCGCGGGGGACATCCCGGTCTTTCTAAATTGTCAGAGGATGCGGCCCGGCGCAAGCGTTTTGCGTTCTTCGCGAAAGTGGCTGCGGCCACCGGGGCGCAAGCCGTGGTCCTGGCTCATACCGAAAACGATCTGGCGGAAACTGTTTTGATGCGTTTATTGAGGGGGACGGGTCTTTACGGCTTGCGGGGGATCCTGGCTGAACGCCGTATGGGGGGCATCACCCTGATCCGTCCGCTCATCAGGGTCACGCGTTCCTCCATTGAGAGTTATTTGCGGAAACATAAATTAGAGCATTGCACGGACGAGACCAATGCCCGTCCGGTCTATCTGCGCAACAAGGTCCGGCTGGAATTGATCCCGTATTTGTCACGGCTGAATCCCAAGATCCATTCGGTTTTAGTGGATATGGCCCATACGGCGTTGGACGACTATGATTACCTTGAGTCCCAGGCCAGACAACGTTTAAAAGAAAGTGTTGTCAGTTCGCCCCAAAGAGTTAAAATAAGGACTAAAAATTTTACGGCGTCGCATCCGTCCCTGCGCCGTCTTATGCTGCGTCTGGCCTTTGAACGCCTGACAGGGGACACCCGCCAGTTGACGTGCGCGCATGTTTTGGCTGTTGAGGACATGGTCAAGGGCGGCCCATGCGGGGCCGAGGTCCATTGGCCAAGGTCCGTTGTTGTGATGAAGACCCGGAATTTTATAGAGATCCATTTATGA
- a CDS encoding toxin-antitoxin system YwqK family antitoxin, producing MNRTFALILFFGLFVCAAYAQQSAPADDGPVKEFFDNGAPKSEKTFRNGQLNGPLREYYPNGNLVNVGTYKDGQINGVFKSYYEDGAVFLEKNFAKGQLQGTAKEYYPNEVLKSWENYQNDVLNGLNQYFYPNGNLKLVMNFKNGKLKGLTREYNEDGSLKNEINYEDDHVDGVSKEYGPNGALYAVWAYKIDQKDGVSRTFYPNGQPEWEMSFKDGNIDGTNKKFAKDGKLLIEAPYKNNQFDGIVKEYHPTGKLKSECRYVDGKKDGLCREFHDNGNLWVEWNYRNNLKEGPAKEYSQEGLLWMMVNFQNDQKTGAMKEFYENGSVKQEWVMENGKENGPSRSYYNTGELMTESTYRDGRLNGVVNLYKKDGDLAYIDTYQAGIKEGRQVVSDRQEKK from the coding sequence ATGAACAGGACCTTTGCGCTGATATTATTTTTTGGGTTATTTGTCTGCGCGGCCTATGCCCAGCAAAGCGCGCCTGCCGATGATGGTCCGGTCAAAGAATTTTTTGATAACGGCGCGCCCAAGTCGGAAAAGACCTTTCGCAACGGCCAACTCAACGGGCCATTGCGTGAGTATTATCCCAATGGCAATCTGGTCAACGTGGGCACCTACAAGGACGGGCAGATCAACGGTGTTTTTAAGTCCTATTACGAGGACGGGGCCGTGTTCCTGGAAAAAAATTTTGCCAAGGGCCAATTGCAGGGGACAGCCAAGGAGTATTATCCCAACGAGGTCCTCAAGAGTTGGGAGAATTACCAGAACGATGTCCTCAATGGCCTCAATCAGTATTTTTATCCCAACGGCAATTTGAAATTGGTCATGAATTTCAAGAACGGAAAACTCAAGGGCCTGACCCGCGAGTACAATGAGGACGGGTCGCTGAAAAACGAGATCAATTACGAGGATGACCATGTTGACGGCGTTTCCAAGGAATACGGTCCCAACGGCGCTTTGTACGCGGTATGGGCTTATAAGATAGACCAGAAGGACGGCGTCTCCCGCACGTTCTATCCCAATGGGCAGCCGGAATGGGAGATGAGCTTCAAGGACGGCAATATTGACGGGACCAATAAGAAATTCGCTAAAGACGGCAAGCTTTTGATCGAGGCGCCTTACAAGAACAACCAGTTTGACGGCATCGTCAAGGAGTATCATCCGACGGGCAAGCTCAAAAGTGAATGCCGATATGTTGACGGGAAAAAAGACGGGCTATGCCGTGAATTCCACGATAACGGCAATCTATGGGTTGAGTGGAATTACAGGAATAATTTGAAGGAAGGCCCAGCCAAGGAATATTCACAGGAAGGCCTGTTGTGGATGATGGTCAATTTTCAGAACGATCAAAAGACCGGGGCCATGAAAGAATTTTATGAGAATGGTTCCGTCAAACAGGAATGGGTGATGGAAAACGGCAAGGAGAACGGCCCCAGCCGTTCGTATTATAATACCGGGGAATTGATGACCGAATCCACCTACAGGGACGGCCGGCTCAACGGCGTCGTGAATTTGTATAAAAAAGACGGCGATCTTGCTTATATTGACACCTACCAGGCCGGCATTAAAGAAGGCCGCCAGGTCGTCAGCGACCGACAGGAGAAGAAATAA